One Deltaproteobacteria bacterium DNA window includes the following coding sequences:
- a CDS encoding ABC transporter ATP-binding protein: MHLLKAERLTHRFGGLTALSDFRLSLERGELVGLIGPNGAGKTTVFNLITGVHPPSEGSILFEGKEITGKLPNRITAMGIARTFQNIRLFRDLTVLDNVRTAFYAQVEYGAVEGLFRFGRFSREEERIARRAMVLLDAFGLREWADVQAKNLPYGLQRRLEIARALATGPRLLLLDEPAAGMNPNEILLLMDFIRWIRKEFDLTILLIEHQMPLVMGICERIVVLDFGATIAEGTPKEIQKHPRVLEAYLGDETKP, translated from the coding sequence ATGCATCTACTCAAGGCTGAGCGGCTCACCCATCGTTTCGGAGGCCTGACGGCCTTGTCCGATTTCCGCCTCTCGCTCGAGCGGGGCGAGCTGGTCGGCCTCATCGGTCCGAACGGAGCGGGAAAGACTACCGTGTTCAACCTGATTACGGGAGTCCATCCCCCATCGGAAGGAAGCATCCTGTTCGAAGGAAAGGAGATAACCGGAAAACTCCCGAACCGGATCACCGCGATGGGAATCGCTCGGACGTTCCAGAACATCCGGCTCTTCCGCGACCTTACCGTGCTGGACAACGTCCGCACCGCCTTCTACGCCCAGGTGGAGTACGGCGCCGTCGAGGGGCTGTTCCGGTTCGGGCGGTTCTCACGGGAAGAGGAGCGAATCGCAAGAAGGGCGATGGTGCTGCTGGATGCGTTCGGCTTGCGCGAGTGGGCGGACGTGCAGGCGAAAAACCTTCCTTACGGTCTGCAGCGCCGCCTGGAGATAGCCCGCGCGCTGGCGACCGGCCCCCGCCTGCTGCTGCTCGACGAGCCGGCGGCCGGGATGAACCCGAACGAGATCCTTTTGCTCATGGATTTCATCCGATGGATACGGAAGGAATTCGACCTGACGATCCTGCTCATCGAGCACCAGATGCCGCTCGTGATGGGGATCTGCGAGCGGATAGTCGTGCTCGATTTCGGCGCCACTATTGCCGAGGGAACTCCGAAGGAGATCCAGAAACACCCGCGCGTGCTTGAAGCATACCTGGGCGACGAGACGAAGCCATGA
- a CDS encoding ABC transporter ATP-binding protein, whose translation MTATPLLSVRNLSVSYGNIQAVRGVSFDVHEREIVTLIGGNGAGKSSTLRALSGIVRYEGGVFFDGEDLRGVSAQGIVARGIVQVPEGRGIFGNLTVMENLVLATWQRKDREEVARDFERIFSRFPRLAARRRQLGGTLSGGEQQMLAVARALMTRGRLLLLDEPSMGLSPMLVRDIFDTLVEINRGGTTILLVEQNANMALQTAARGYLLETGAVTLEGTGRELLGNPKVREAYLGGTG comes from the coding sequence ATGACGGCCACGCCTCTCCTTTCCGTGCGGAATCTTTCCGTTTCCTACGGCAACATCCAGGCCGTCCGGGGCGTTTCGTTCGATGTCCACGAGCGGGAAATCGTCACGCTGATCGGAGGGAACGGAGCGGGCAAGTCTTCCACGCTGCGGGCGCTTTCCGGGATAGTCCGGTACGAAGGGGGCGTCTTCTTCGATGGGGAAGACCTTCGCGGCGTATCCGCCCAGGGGATCGTCGCACGTGGGATCGTCCAGGTCCCCGAGGGGCGCGGGATCTTCGGCAACCTGACCGTGATGGAAAACCTTGTGCTTGCTACGTGGCAGCGGAAGGACAGGGAGGAGGTCGCGCGGGATTTCGAGCGGATCTTCTCCCGGTTCCCGCGCCTCGCAGCGCGCAGGCGGCAGCTTGGCGGGACGCTCTCCGGAGGCGAGCAGCAGATGCTTGCCGTTGCGCGGGCGCTGATGACCCGTGGACGGCTCCTGCTGCTGGACGAGCCTTCGATGGGGCTTTCGCCGATGCTGGTGCGCGACATCTTCGACACGCTCGTGGAGATCAACCGGGGAGGAACGACGATCCTGCTGGTCGAGCAGAACGCCAACATGGCGCTCCAGACGGCCGCGCGGGGCTACCTTCTCGAAACGGGCGCCGTCACCCTGGAGGGAACCGGCAGGGAGCTGCTCGGCAACCCGAAGGTCCGTGAAGCATACCTCGGCGGGACGGGATAG
- the nifX gene encoding nitrogen fixation protein NifX, with amino-acid sequence MRVAFTSTTGERIDEHFGAARSFHVWEVGPDEAKFLEEVSPGGGGDEEDRIAARADAIAGCAIVYTLQIGGPAAARLVARRIHPMKTGGALPVAEAVARLQEVLKGSPPPWLRKAMNAVNAQKFAEEE; translated from the coding sequence ATGAGAGTTGCATTCACGAGCACAACCGGCGAACGGATCGACGAGCACTTCGGAGCGGCGCGGTCGTTCCACGTGTGGGAAGTGGGGCCCGATGAGGCGAAGTTCCTCGAGGAGGTGAGTCCGGGCGGCGGCGGCGACGAGGAGGACAGGATCGCGGCCCGCGCCGACGCGATCGCCGGATGCGCCATCGTCTATACATTGCAGATCGGAGGTCCGGCGGCGGCCAGGCTCGTCGCCCGCAGGATACACCCGATGAAAACCGGGGGTGCGCTGCCCGTCGCGGAAGCGGTCGCGAGGCTCCAGGAGGTGCTGAAAGGGAGCCCGCCGCCGTGGCTCAGGAAGGCCATGAACGCGGTGAATGCACAAAAGTTTGCGGAAGAAGAATGA
- a CDS encoding radical SAM protein, which yields MTDLASAEHPCFSAGAAHRFSRLHLPVAPKCNIRCAYCNRKYDCVNESRPGVTSAVLTPEEALERFRRMKAAFPNLRVVGIAGPGDALANPEETFGTLGLIRKEDRDIEFCLSTNGVGIPRHLSGMLEAGLRYVTVTINSRRAETARMLYSWADDGEIRHSGIDAALFVLARQEEALDALRGTGIHVKVNIVYIPGVNDAEAGGIVRFAREKGAEIANIMPFIPTPGTFFGNFPMVSREALSIVREKMSGILPQMRHCAQCRADAVGNVLDERPLFVENGTVRELPHRAVASGGERDSRGESLRFAVASRSGFLVDLHFGHADEFLIYDAEGSAIRFMERRKVDKYCASRFACDDPGERMERVLASLSGCHAVLSVRIGDEPRRVLASYGIHAAMTCNRIEDAVRENYETLLRRRSEGAVV from the coding sequence GTGACCGACCTCGCTTCCGCGGAGCACCCCTGCTTTTCCGCCGGCGCAGCGCACCGGTTCAGCCGCCTCCATCTCCCGGTGGCGCCGAAGTGCAACATCCGGTGCGCCTATTGCAACCGGAAGTATGACTGCGTGAACGAGAGCCGGCCGGGGGTGACAAGCGCCGTCCTCACGCCCGAAGAGGCGCTGGAACGGTTCCGCAGAATGAAAGCGGCATTCCCGAACCTGCGCGTCGTCGGGATCGCCGGTCCGGGCGATGCCCTGGCGAACCCGGAGGAAACCTTCGGGACGCTGGGACTCATAAGGAAAGAGGACCGCGATATCGAGTTCTGCCTTTCCACAAACGGCGTCGGGATTCCCCGGCATCTATCCGGGATGCTCGAAGCGGGGCTTCGATATGTAACGGTCACGATCAACTCCCGCCGCGCGGAAACGGCGCGGATGCTCTATTCATGGGCGGACGACGGAGAGATCAGGCATTCGGGCATCGACGCGGCGCTGTTCGTCCTGGCCCGGCAGGAGGAGGCGCTCGATGCGCTCCGGGGGACGGGAATACACGTAAAGGTCAACATCGTCTACATCCCCGGCGTGAACGACGCGGAGGCAGGGGGTATCGTCCGGTTCGCGAGGGAAAAGGGAGCGGAGATCGCCAACATCATGCCGTTCATCCCGACGCCCGGCACCTTTTTCGGGAATTTCCCCATGGTGAGCCGCGAGGCGCTGTCGATCGTTCGGGAGAAAATGTCCGGGATACTTCCCCAGATGCGACATTGCGCCCAGTGCCGCGCCGACGCCGTGGGGAACGTTCTCGACGAACGCCCCCTCTTCGTGGAAAACGGAACGGTGCGGGAGCTCCCTCACCGCGCAGTCGCATCCGGCGGGGAGCGGGATAGCCGGGGCGAGTCCCTGCGGTTCGCGGTCGCTTCCCGAAGCGGCTTTCTCGTGGACCTCCACTTCGGTCACGCGGACGAGTTCCTGATCTACGACGCCGAGGGGTCCGCGATCCGCTTCATGGAGCGCCGGAAAGTGGACAAGTACTGCGCGTCAAGGTTTGCCTGCGACGACCCCGGGGAACGGATGGAACGGGTTCTCGCGAGCCTTTCCGGGTGCCACGCCGTCCTTTCCGTGCGGATCGGGGACGAGCCGCGCAGGGTGCTGGCTTCATACGGAATCCATGCGGCGATGACGTGCAACAGGATCGAGGACGCCGTCCGGGAAAATTACGAGACGCTGCTGCGGCGTCGCAGCGAAGGCGCAGTCGTATGA
- the fdxB gene encoding ferredoxin III, nif-specific, translated as MAYITGLTRDKREWTPHFIKSIDEEMCIGCGRCFKICAYGVLGCKEADEDDSAKMFMTVENPGNCIGCRACGRTCSKKAFSFEPVPM; from the coding sequence ATGGCTTACATCACCGGATTGACTCGGGACAAGCGGGAATGGACACCGCACTTCATCAAGTCCATCGATGAAGAGATGTGCATCGGCTGCGGCCGGTGCTTCAAGATCTGCGCTTACGGCGTCCTGGGATGCAAGGAAGCGGACGAGGACGATTCGGCCAAAATGTTCATGACGGTCGAAAACCCGGGCAACTGCATCGGCTGCCGGGCCTGCGGCCGGACCTGCTCCAAGAAAGCGTTCTCGTTCGAACCGGTGCCGATGTGA
- a CDS encoding glycine cleavage system protein H, with protein MTILLMILGIAAFLVIDLALEGKRKREAAENALFHRGHTWAYLEDTGLARVGIDDFARQFMGTIDRIELPELHREVRQGDTLFTVVSGDRKVDFISPIDGEVADVRRDAARAAMTRDNPYRKGYLVTMYPTAMASNMDELKNAAEAPSWIERELARLYEFVGAYLARPVGVGGTLPDGGAYVPGIAAKVEKPVFKEIVRNFLR; from the coding sequence ATGACAATCCTGCTCATGATCCTTGGCATCGCTGCGTTCCTGGTCATCGACCTGGCGCTTGAAGGCAAAAGGAAGCGGGAAGCGGCCGAAAACGCACTTTTCCACCGCGGCCATACCTGGGCGTACCTGGAGGACACGGGCCTGGCGCGGGTCGGGATCGATGACTTCGCCCGCCAGTTCATGGGGACGATCGACCGGATCGAGCTGCCCGAACTCCACAGGGAGGTCCGGCAGGGAGATACGCTGTTCACCGTAGTTTCCGGAGATCGAAAGGTAGATTTCATCTCTCCGATCGACGGAGAGGTGGCCGATGTCCGGCGCGATGCGGCGCGGGCGGCCATGACCAGGGACAACCCTTACAGGAAGGGATACCTCGTCACAATGTATCCCACCGCCATGGCGAGCAACATGGACGAACTTAAGAACGCGGCCGAGGCGCCTTCCTGGATCGAGCGCGAGCTTGCGCGCCTGTACGAGTTCGTCGGCGCGTACCTGGCCCGCCCGGTCGGCGTCGGCGGCACCCTTCCCGACGGCGGCGCATACGTCCCCGGCATCGCGGCGAAGGTCGAGAAACCGGTATTCAAGGAAATCGTGCGGAACTTCCTGAGGTAG
- the nifV gene encoding homocitrate synthase — protein sequence MYKVIVNDATLRDGEQAAGVAFSRAEKVRIARMLDEMGVPEIEAGSPASGEEERQAIREIASSGLSARISVWCRALPQDIEAAATCGVSFVFVSLPVSDLHLRMKLRINGDEALKRAAEAVRYARRAGLAVAAGAEDASRADFGFLVRFAETVRKAGAERLRYCDTVGVLDPFRTCDAVRRLKEATGMEIEIHTHDDLGMATANALAGIRGGARYVTVTANGLGERAGNASLEEVVMALKKVEGIDAGIRTELFFDLCRYVARASGRAVPAGKAIVGENAFRHESGIHVDGVIKDPSTYEPFPPEEVGATRRLVLGKHSGTAAVRFRLHELGIDIGLDEARKILPLIRRRVLSTRRPVAEGELRDIFQGCMERKIPVVIS from the coding sequence ATGTACAAGGTAATTGTTAACGACGCCACGCTCCGCGACGGGGAACAGGCGGCCGGGGTAGCCTTCTCACGGGCTGAGAAGGTGCGGATCGCCCGGATGCTGGATGAAATGGGCGTGCCGGAGATCGAGGCGGGATCCCCCGCTTCCGGAGAGGAGGAAAGGCAGGCGATCAGGGAGATCGCGTCTTCAGGGCTTTCCGCCAGGATCTCGGTTTGGTGCCGTGCCCTTCCACAGGATATCGAAGCAGCCGCAACGTGCGGTGTATCTTTCGTGTTCGTTTCCCTTCCGGTATCCGACCTTCACCTTCGCATGAAGCTCCGGATAAACGGGGATGAGGCGCTGAAACGGGCCGCCGAAGCGGTCCGTTACGCAAGAAGGGCCGGCCTTGCCGTGGCGGCCGGGGCCGAGGACGCCTCGCGGGCCGATTTCGGTTTCCTCGTCCGGTTCGCCGAGACGGTCCGCAAGGCGGGCGCCGAACGGCTGCGATATTGCGACACCGTGGGGGTGCTGGATCCGTTTCGCACGTGCGACGCGGTGCGCAGGCTTAAGGAGGCCACGGGGATGGAGATAGAGATACATACCCACGACGACCTCGGGATGGCGACCGCGAACGCCCTTGCGGGCATCCGGGGAGGGGCGCGATACGTCACCGTGACCGCGAACGGCCTTGGGGAGCGGGCGGGGAACGCGTCGCTCGAAGAAGTGGTGATGGCATTGAAAAAAGTGGAGGGGATCGATGCGGGTATCCGCACCGAACTGTTCTTCGATCTGTGCCGCTACGTGGCCCGCGCCTCCGGCAGGGCGGTTCCCGCGGGGAAGGCAATAGTGGGGGAGAACGCTTTCCGCCACGAGTCGGGGATCCACGTCGACGGTGTGATCAAGGATCCTTCCACCTATGAGCCTTTCCCGCCGGAGGAGGTGGGCGCCACGAGGCGCCTCGTGCTCGGCAAGCACTCCGGCACCGCTGCAGTCCGCTTCCGGTTGCATGAGCTGGGCATCGACATCGGCCTGGACGAAGCGCGTAAAATACTTCCTTTGATTCGGCGCAGGGTACTTTCGACCCGTCGCCCCGTCGCGGAGGGGGAACTACGGGATATATTCCAGGGTTGCATGGAACGAAAAATTCCAGTCGTTATTTCATGA
- a CDS encoding branched-chain amino acid ABC transporter permease gives MYVGINVILAASLNLVNGYMGEFSVGHAGFMAAGAYLSSMLTIFSFPPGLSEWLFPLAVFAGGAGAALIGLLVAVPSFRTRGDYLAIVTLAFNMIVKSVLENIDAVGGPRGVLGIQRMTTLPWIFFWTVSAIWVIRNFVYSNHGRGVLSIREDETAGELMGVDTRRVKLLAFVVSAFFAGVAGGLFAHLIQFINPRMFDILKSTDVLIMVYLGGIGSIAGSILGATIYTVLLELLRPLEIWRMVLMPLMLVLLMIFRPRGIMGLREFRWFVPAREWAASVARIRAGRGADASTQG, from the coding sequence ATGTACGTCGGCATCAACGTCATCCTGGCTGCGAGCCTCAACCTGGTAAACGGTTACATGGGTGAGTTCTCGGTCGGCCATGCGGGCTTCATGGCGGCAGGGGCCTACCTTTCATCCATGCTGACGATCTTTTCGTTTCCCCCCGGCTTGTCGGAATGGCTGTTTCCGCTGGCGGTCTTCGCCGGAGGGGCGGGCGCGGCGCTGATCGGGCTGTTGGTGGCGGTCCCCTCGTTCCGGACGAGGGGAGATTATCTCGCCATCGTCACGCTGGCTTTCAACATGATCGTGAAATCGGTACTTGAAAACATCGACGCTGTCGGCGGCCCGCGGGGGGTCCTGGGCATCCAGAGGATGACCACGTTGCCGTGGATCTTCTTCTGGACGGTCTCGGCGATCTGGGTGATCCGGAACTTCGTCTATTCCAATCACGGCAGGGGGGTCCTTTCCATACGCGAGGACGAGACCGCCGGGGAGCTGATGGGCGTCGACACCCGGCGTGTCAAACTGCTGGCGTTCGTCGTTTCCGCATTCTTCGCGGGAGTGGCGGGCGGGCTCTTCGCGCACCTGATACAGTTCATCAACCCCAGGATGTTCGACATCCTGAAATCCACCGACGTCCTCATCATGGTCTACCTCGGCGGCATCGGGTCGATCGCGGGCTCGATACTCGGGGCGACGATCTACACGGTCTTGCTGGAGCTTCTCCGTCCTCTCGAAATCTGGCGGATGGTCCTGATGCCGCTGATGCTCGTGCTGCTCATGATCTTCCGCCCGCGGGGAATCATGGGGCTGAGGGAGTTCCGATGGTTCGTGCCCGCCCGTGAATGGGCCGCCTCCGTCGCGAGGATACGGGCGGGAAGGGGGGCCGATGCATCTACTCAAGGCTGA
- a CDS encoding bifunctional nitrogenase iron-molybdenum cofactor biosynthesis protein NifEN translates to MARPDYYDPKECAELEKGAPRFCRKSEPGEGTERSCAYDGARVVLMPITDAIHLVHGPIACAGNSWDNRGARSSGSRLYRRGFTTEMLENDVVFGGEKKLHRAILDLAARYRGQAKAIFVYATCVTAMTGDDVEAVCKAASEKIPVPVIPVNTPGFIGDKNIGNRLAGEILLKYVIGTAEPPATTGYDINLIGEYNIAGDLWGIQPLFQRLGINILSCFSGDAKFEDLRYAHRARLNVVVCSKSLTNLARKMKQRYGMPYLEESFYGTTDTAKAMREIARELDNAAGSPGSMLLQERAERLIRQEEALCRLRIAPFRARLAGKRAVLFTGGVKTWSMVNALRELGVEVLAAGTQNSTLDDFRRMKDLMHKDARIIDDTSTAGLLAIMREKMPDLIVAGGKTKFLALKTRTPFLDINHGRAWPYAGYEGMVTFAKQLDLTVNNPIWPVLSAGAPWEKGGGRVETDASKAAGHARALLAEDLSASRVTIPAKAATVNPQKNSPALGATLAYLGIDGMLGLLHGAQGCSTFIRLQLSRHFKESIALNSTAMSEDTAIFGGWENLKKGLRRAIEKFHPAVVGVMTSGLTETMGDDVRSAIVHFRRENPEIASIPIVCARTPDYCGSMQEGFAAAVESIVGTLAKGGEPVRGQVTLLPGGHLTPADVEEIKELIESFGLTVLAVPDISRSLDGHIDDEASPLSTGGISVDGIGMAGRSVATLFVGDSLAQAALMLGKNFGIPAYGFTSVTGIAETDRLMSVLSAISGRPVPEKQRRWRSRLMDAMADSHYQFGAKKAVIALEADALKGMVRFLAGMGCEIRAAISATRTRGLDDLPCDRVFVGDLEDLEEAGGGTDLLVANSNGRQAAEKLGIKAHLRAGLPVFDRLGAHMKMWTGYRGTMNLLFEAANLLQANAAEALKLAHN, encoded by the coding sequence GTGGCGCGGCCCGACTATTACGACCCGAAGGAGTGCGCGGAACTTGAAAAGGGCGCACCCAGGTTCTGCAGGAAATCGGAACCGGGGGAGGGGACGGAACGGAGCTGCGCCTACGACGGGGCGAGAGTGGTCCTGATGCCGATCACGGATGCGATTCACCTGGTCCACGGCCCGATCGCCTGCGCGGGCAATTCCTGGGACAACCGGGGGGCGCGCTCGTCGGGCTCCCGGCTCTACAGGCGCGGCTTCACCACCGAGATGCTCGAAAACGACGTCGTCTTCGGCGGGGAGAAAAAGCTTCACCGGGCGATCCTCGACCTGGCAGCGCGGTACCGCGGACAGGCGAAGGCGATCTTCGTTTACGCGACCTGCGTCACCGCCATGACCGGGGACGACGTGGAAGCGGTCTGCAAGGCGGCGTCGGAGAAGATCCCTGTTCCCGTGATCCCGGTCAACACTCCGGGGTTTATCGGCGACAAGAACATAGGGAACCGGCTCGCGGGAGAGATCCTTCTCAAATACGTAATAGGGACGGCGGAGCCTCCGGCGACCACCGGCTACGACATCAACCTGATCGGCGAGTACAACATCGCGGGCGACCTCTGGGGGATCCAGCCCCTTTTCCAAAGGCTCGGAATCAACATACTCTCCTGCTTCAGCGGCGATGCGAAGTTCGAGGATCTTCGCTACGCCCACCGTGCGAGGCTCAACGTGGTCGTCTGCTCCAAGAGCCTCACCAACCTGGCCAGGAAAATGAAGCAACGGTACGGAATGCCGTACCTCGAGGAGTCTTTCTACGGCACGACCGATACTGCCAAGGCGATGAGGGAAATCGCACGGGAGCTGGACAACGCCGCAGGAAGCCCCGGCTCGATGCTTCTGCAGGAGAGGGCGGAGCGGCTCATCCGGCAGGAAGAGGCTCTCTGCCGCTTGCGGATCGCCCCCTTCCGCGCCCGTCTCGCAGGGAAGCGCGCGGTGCTCTTCACCGGCGGCGTGAAGACCTGGTCCATGGTCAACGCCCTGCGGGAGTTGGGTGTGGAGGTCCTCGCAGCCGGAACGCAGAACTCGACGCTCGACGACTTCCGCCGGATGAAGGACTTGATGCACAAGGACGCCCGGATCATTGACGATACGTCCACGGCGGGACTCCTGGCGATCATGCGGGAGAAGATGCCCGACCTGATCGTAGCGGGCGGCAAGACCAAGTTTCTGGCGCTAAAGACCAGGACCCCGTTCCTCGACATCAATCACGGAAGGGCCTGGCCGTACGCCGGATACGAAGGCATGGTCACCTTCGCGAAGCAGCTCGACCTGACGGTCAACAATCCGATCTGGCCGGTCCTTTCGGCAGGGGCGCCGTGGGAAAAAGGCGGCGGCCGGGTGGAGACCGATGCATCGAAGGCGGCCGGTCATGCCCGTGCGCTGCTTGCAGAGGACCTGTCCGCATCGCGGGTCACGATCCCGGCCAAGGCTGCGACGGTCAATCCCCAGAAAAATTCGCCGGCCCTGGGAGCGACCCTGGCGTACCTGGGGATAGACGGGATGCTCGGGCTCCTGCACGGTGCGCAGGGGTGCTCCACTTTCATCCGCCTTCAGCTCTCGCGCCACTTCAAGGAATCGATCGCCCTCAACTCGACCGCGATGAGTGAAGACACCGCCATTTTCGGGGGCTGGGAGAACCTGAAAAAAGGGCTTCGCCGGGCGATCGAGAAATTCCATCCGGCAGTGGTGGGCGTGATGACCTCGGGGCTTACCGAGACGATGGGGGACGACGTGCGGAGCGCCATCGTCCACTTCCGCCGCGAGAACCCTGAAATCGCATCGATCCCGATCGTCTGTGCCCGCACGCCGGACTACTGCGGCTCGATGCAGGAAGGTTTTGCGGCGGCTGTCGAGTCCATCGTCGGCACCCTCGCGAAGGGGGGGGAGCCGGTCCGGGGGCAGGTGACCCTGCTGCCGGGGGGCCATCTGACTCCGGCGGACGTCGAGGAGATCAAGGAGCTGATCGAGTCCTTCGGGCTGACCGTCCTGGCCGTGCCGGACATCTCCCGCTCCCTCGACGGCCACATCGATGACGAAGCGTCGCCCCTTTCAACCGGCGGCATTTCCGTGGATGGGATAGGGATGGCCGGGCGCAGCGTCGCCACGCTGTTCGTGGGCGATTCCCTTGCCCAGGCGGCTCTGATGCTTGGAAAAAACTTCGGCATTCCGGCGTACGGGTTCACTTCCGTGACGGGTATTGCCGAGACGGACCGCCTCATGTCCGTACTGTCGGCCATAAGCGGTCGGCCTGTTCCGGAGAAGCAGCGCCGCTGGCGCAGCCGCCTCATGGACGCGATGGCGGACAGCCATTATCAGTTCGGGGCGAAGAAGGCTGTCATCGCGCTCGAAGCCGACGCGCTGAAGGGGATGGTCCGTTTCCTCGCCGGAATGGGATGCGAAATCCGGGCGGCGATATCCGCCACCCGTACCCGGGGGCTCGACGACCTTCCTTGCGACAGGGTATTCGTCGGCGACCTCGAGGACCTGGAGGAAGCGGGCGGTGGGACGGACCTGCTTGTGGCGAACTCGAACGGCAGGCAGGCGGCGGAAAAGCTGGGAATCAAGGCGCACCTGCGGGCCGGTTTGCCGGTTTTCGACCGGCTCGGCGCCCATATGAAGATGTGGACGGGATACCGGGGGACGATGAACCTTCTATTCGAGGCGGCGAACCTGCTCCAGGCAAACGCGGCCGAGGCGCTGAAACTGGCGCACAACTGA
- the nifK gene encoding nitrogenase molybdenum-iron protein subunit beta codes for MANNLGLEVKPVTPIPAEEELRVSEWINTEEYREKNFARQALVINPAHTCQPLGAELAAHGFAGCLPFVHGSQGCASYYRSTLNRHFREPAPAVCSAMSEDGAVFGGQNNLHEGLENAFALYKPKMIAVFTSCMPEIIGDDLTAFIRNARQKGHIPQDFPVAYANTPSFNGSHIHGYDAMLLSILQNLTAGKAVEGRCTGKINFIAGFDANTGNYREYKRIFQAMGIPCAFLADISETFDSPLDGTYRLYPGGTGLEEAGDSINGKATLTVAPYATAKTFAWIRENYPGSHAALPMPMGIARTDALLMKLSELFGRPVPDSLKAERGRAVDAMTDSHQYIHGKKFALYGDPDHLTGYVSFLLEMGAVPYHILCSKGSKKLGKEIQALLDASPYGKAGKIYMNRDLWHLRSLLMTDPVDALIGDTHGKFAARDAGIPLFRFGFPIFDRVNRHRFPLIGYQGVINMVTEICNKFIDITDETCDERHFEMMR; via the coding sequence ATGGCGAACAATCTCGGACTGGAAGTGAAGCCGGTTACCCCGATCCCGGCGGAAGAGGAGCTACGGGTCTCCGAATGGATAAATACGGAAGAGTACCGGGAGAAGAACTTCGCCCGCCAGGCGCTGGTGATCAATCCCGCCCACACCTGCCAGCCGCTGGGAGCGGAGCTGGCGGCCCACGGGTTCGCGGGATGCCTCCCCTTCGTGCACGGATCCCAGGGGTGCGCCTCCTACTACCGCTCGACGCTCAACCGCCACTTCCGCGAGCCCGCCCCGGCCGTCTGCAGCGCCATGAGCGAGGACGGAGCGGTGTTCGGCGGGCAGAACAACCTCCACGAGGGGCTGGAGAATGCCTTCGCGCTATACAAGCCGAAGATGATCGCCGTGTTCACTTCCTGCATGCCGGAGATCATCGGCGACGACCTGACCGCGTTCATCAGGAACGCGAGGCAAAAGGGGCACATCCCCCAGGATTTTCCCGTAGCCTACGCCAACACGCCGAGCTTCAACGGATCCCATATCCACGGCTACGACGCGATGCTTCTTTCCATCCTCCAGAACCTGACCGCCGGAAAGGCGGTGGAGGGGCGCTGCACGGGGAAGATCAACTTCATCGCCGGCTTCGACGCCAATACCGGGAACTACCGTGAGTACAAACGGATCTTCCAGGCAATGGGGATCCCGTGCGCTTTCCTTGCGGACATATCCGAGACCTTCGACTCTCCGCTCGACGGCACTTATCGGCTATACCCCGGCGGGACCGGGCTGGAGGAGGCGGGCGACTCGATCAACGGAAAGGCGACTTTGACCGTCGCTCCGTACGCCACCGCGAAGACGTTTGCCTGGATCAGGGAAAATTACCCGGGAAGCCACGCCGCATTGCCGATGCCGATGGGGATCGCAAGGACAGACGCGCTCCTGATGAAGCTCTCCGAGCTGTTCGGCAGGCCGGTCCCCGATTCGCTCAAGGCGGAGCGGGGCCGCGCGGTGGACGCGATGACCGACTCCCACCAGTACATCCACGGGAAGAAGTTCGCTCTTTACGGAGACCCGGACCATCTCACCGGATACGTTTCCTTCCTGCTGGAGATGGGGGCGGTGCCGTACCACATCCTGTGCAGCAAGGGATCGAAGAAGCTGGGGAAGGAGATACAGGCGCTCCTTGACGCTTCGCCGTACGGCAAGGCGGGAAAGATCTACATGAACAGGGACCTGTGGCACCTGCGGAGTCTCCTTATGACCGATCCGGTCGATGCCCTGATCGGCGACACCCACGGAAAGTTCGCCGCCCGGGACGCGGGGATCCCTTTGTTCCGGTTCGGCTTCCCGATTTTCGACCGGGTGAACCGGCACCGGTTTCCGCTGATCGGCTACCAGGGGGTCATCAACATGGTCACCGAGATCTGCAACAAGTTCATCGATATTACGGACGAGACCTGCGACGAGCGTCATTTCGAAATGATGCGGTAA